Proteins co-encoded in one Leucobacter exalbidus genomic window:
- the gabT gene encoding 4-aminobutyrate--2-oxoglutarate transaminase, translated as MVDIIGGPSLPQERKLVTSIPGPKSQELLARKNAAVASGVGVALPVSIVAAGGGVMVDVDGNSLIDLGSGIAVTGVGNSSPAVVEAVINQVQQFTHTCFTVTPYEGYVAVAEKLNELVPGDFEKRSALFNSGAEAVENAIKIARHFTKKPAVVVFDHSYHGRTNLTMGMTAKNMPYKDGFGPFAPEVYRVPASYPYRDGLTGAEAASQAISQIEKQVGAGNLAAIIIEPIQGEGGFIAPAEGFLPAIQKWSTENNVVFILDEVQTGFARTGDLFAANHEGVVADIVTTAKGIAGGLPLSAVTGRADIMDSAHSGGLGGTYAGSPISCAAALATIDTYEKENLAERAREIGAIITEFFTELQKTDDRIGDIRGRGAMMAVEFVESGSKKANAALTGAIASHAANEAVILLTCGTYGNVVRFLPPLSISDELLREGLQVIADALAAN; from the coding sequence ATGGTCGACATCATCGGCGGTCCCTCGCTTCCTCAGGAGCGCAAGCTCGTCACCAGCATTCCCGGCCCGAAGTCGCAGGAGCTGCTCGCCCGCAAGAACGCCGCTGTAGCCTCAGGCGTTGGCGTGGCCCTTCCCGTTTCGATCGTTGCAGCTGGCGGTGGCGTCATGGTTGACGTTGACGGCAACTCGCTCATCGACCTCGGCTCAGGCATCGCCGTGACCGGCGTGGGCAACTCGTCGCCCGCCGTCGTTGAAGCCGTCATCAACCAGGTGCAGCAGTTCACGCACACCTGCTTCACGGTTACCCCCTACGAGGGCTACGTTGCTGTAGCTGAGAAGCTCAACGAGCTCGTTCCCGGTGACTTCGAGAAGCGCTCGGCACTGTTCAACTCGGGCGCTGAAGCCGTCGAGAACGCGATCAAGATCGCTCGCCACTTCACCAAGAAGCCTGCAGTGGTCGTCTTCGATCACTCGTACCACGGCCGCACCAACCTCACCATGGGCATGACCGCTAAGAACATGCCCTACAAGGATGGCTTTGGCCCCTTCGCTCCCGAGGTCTACCGCGTACCGGCTTCGTACCCGTACCGCGATGGCTTGACCGGCGCAGAGGCTGCCTCACAGGCAATCTCGCAGATCGAGAAGCAGGTCGGCGCGGGTAACCTCGCAGCGATCATCATCGAGCCCATCCAGGGCGAGGGTGGCTTCATTGCTCCCGCTGAGGGCTTCCTCCCCGCGATCCAGAAGTGGTCGACAGAGAACAACGTCGTGTTCATCCTCGACGAGGTGCAGACCGGCTTCGCTCGCACGGGCGATCTCTTCGCGGCAAACCACGAGGGCGTTGTCGCTGACATTGTCACCACCGCAAAGGGCATCGCTGGCGGCCTGCCGCTGTCGGCTGTCACCGGTCGCGCTGACATCATGGATTCGGCTCACTCGGGTGGCCTCGGCGGCACCTACGCCGGTAGCCCCATCTCGTGTGCAGCTGCGCTCGCAACGATCGACACGTACGAGAAGGAAAACCTCGCAGAGCGCGCCCGCGAAATCGGCGCAATCATCACCGAGTTCTTCACTGAGCTGCAGAAGACCGACGACCGCATCGGCGACATCCGTGGCCGCGGCGCCATGATGGCTGTCGAGTTCGTTGAGTCGGGCTCGAAGAAGGCAAACGCTGCCCTCACCGGCGCGATCGCCTCGCACGCTGCAAACGAAGCAGTCATTCTGCTCACCTGCGGCACCTACGGCAACGTCGTGCGCTTCCTCCCGCCGCTGTCGATCTCTGACGAGCTGCTGCGCGAGGGCCTGCAGGTCATCGCAGACGCACTGGCCGCCAACTAA